ATCGGCGGCGGCCTGCTCGAGGGCTCGGGCCTGATCGACTGCGGCGGCGCAGGGGAGGGGGCCGACGGCGCCGTCCCGGGCGCGCCCACGGGCCCGCTGCCCCCGCTCGACGAGCTGGCCCAGCCCTACCTCGGTGCCACCGCCGCCCCCGACCCCTCGGCACCGACGGGGCTGGGCGCGGTGGTCGACCCCGCCCTCGGGGGGCCGGGGTGACCGCGCTGACCCGCCTGCGGCGCGCCCTGTCCGGGCCGCCGGGGCGCTCGCTGCTCAAGCTGACGCTCTACGCGCTCGTCTGCCTGGGGGTGCTGGCCGCCCTGATCTCCATGATCGGCAACCGGCCCCTGCGGGCCGACACGACCAGCTACCAGGCGGTGCTGCCCGACGCGACCGGCCTGTTCGCCAACGACGAGGTGAAGGTGGCCGGCGTCCGGGTCGGGCGGGTCACCGGCATCGAGGTCGAGCGGGGCCGGGCCGTGGTCAGCTTCGTGGTCGAGCGCGACGACCTGGTGCTGCGCTCCACCACCCGCACCGGCATCCGCTGGCGCAACGTGCTGGGCCAGAAGTACCTCTACCTCTACCCCCAGGACGGGGGCGAGGTCCTCCAGGAGGACGACCGGCTGCCGGCGGGCAACGCGGTCGCCTCGGCCGAGGTGGGGGAGCTGCTCGACGCGGTGGCGCCCGTCCTGCGGGCCATCGACCCGGCCAAGGCCAACCAGTTCATCCGCACCCTGAACGACGCCCTGGCCGGCAACGAGCAGCGGGTCCGCGACCTGCTCACCAACACGGCCACGCTCAGCCGGGAGGTGGGCGCCGCCGACGAGGAGATCGGCTCGGTCATCGAGGGCCTGGACACGGTGGTGGGGGAGGTGGCCCAGCGCGACGACGACCTCGACGCCCTCATCACCAACGTGGGCGGCGTGAGCGAGGCCCTGGCCGACCGGGCCGGCGACCTCGACGCCCTGGTGGTGGCCCTGGCCGACGTCGGGACCCAGGTCGACCGGCTCCTCCGGGAGCGCACCGGCGACGTCGAGGGCACCATCGACTCCCTGGAGGTCGTGGCCGGCACCCTCCGCGAGCACCGCGACGACCTCGACGTGGGGCTCGGCACCCTCCCCGCCGGGCTCGCCCCCTACGGCCAGATCTCGGCCTACGGCCAGTGGTTCCAGGTGCGGGCCACGATCCTGTGCCTGGCCGGCCAGACCACCTGCGTCGACGAGACCGCGGTGGGCGACCTCCTGGGGGGCGTGGGCGGCGCCACCGGCGGCGAGGGCCTCCTCACCAGCGTCTTCGGGTTCGCCGCGCAGGGGGTGGCGGGACCGTGAGGCGCCTTCCCTCGTTCACCGAGCGCAACCCGGTGCCCATCGGGGTGGTCGTGGTGGTGCTCATCGCCGCCCTCACCGGCGGGGCCCTGCTGCTCGACGCCGGCGCCCTGGCCGACCGCTACCAGGTCCAGGCCCGGTTCCCCGACAGCGCCGGGGTCACGCCGGGCACGCCCGTGCGCGTCGCCGGGGTCGCCTCCGGCGAGGTCGACTCCGTGCGCCAGGCGGGCCCGGAGGTCGAGGTGGTGCTCCTCGTCGACGCCGGCATCGAGCTGCCCGCCGACACCCGGGCCGACATCGTGGTCGAGACGCTGCTGGGCACGAAGTCGGTCCGCCTGGTGGCGGGCGACGACTGGGACGACCCGCTCCAGGACGGCGACACCATCACCGAGACCTCGACGCCCACCGAGGCCCTGGACCTCCAGAACATCGGGACGCCGCTGCTGGAGGAGACCGACGGCGAGGCCATCGACACCCTGATCGCCACCGTCGACGAGATCACCGACGGCAAGCGCCAGGACGTCACCGACATCATCACCGGCCTCCAGCGCCTGGCCTCCACGGTCAACGCCCGGGAGGAGGAGGCCCGGCGGCTCGTCGACTCGACCCGGACCCTGAGCGCCACCCTCGCCGACCGCGACGACGACCTCCTCGCCGCGGTGGACGACCTCAACGTGGTGGTGGACACGCTGGTCCAGCGCCGGGTCGAGCTGGTCCGCCTGCTGGAGGACACCTCGGCGTCGGCCCGGCGCATCGCCGACCTGGTCGAGGGCCGGGAGGGGGAGATCGACCGCGTCCTCGACGACCTCCACACCTCCCTCGAGGTCGTGGGCCGCCACCAGGTGGACCTGGCCCAGTCTGTGGCCCTCGTCTCCAGCGCCATCGAGGGCTTCGCCTCCATCGGCTACCCGGGCCCCGAGGAGGCACCCGCCGACTTCGTCAACATCTACGCCCAGCTCCTCGGCCCCCTCGGCCCCGACGTCATCTTCGGGTCGTGCGGGGCGCTCGACACCGCCCTGGACCTGACCCTCGGGCCCGACCCGGTGGCCGACTGCGACTCCCGCACCGGCCCGCTGCCCGGCTCCCAGGGCCCGGGCCAGCCCGGCTCGGGCGGGGCGCCGGGCACGGCCGAGCCCGAGGACACGTCCCTCCTCGGCGTCTACGACGCCGCCGTGGGCCGGGGGGAGGGCTGATGCGCCTCGTCACCCGGCTGCTCGTGGTCGTCCTCGCCGTCGTCGTGGCCGGGACCGGGTGCGGGGTGGTCGGCGGCGGGGCCGACGGCTACGAGGTCACCGCCCGGTTCGACCGCGGGATCGCCGTCTACCCCGGCAGCCCGGTGCGCGTCATCGGCATCGACGTCGGCACCGTCACCGACGTGGTGCCCGAGGGCGGCCGGGTCACCATCACCATGGAGATCGGGGAGGACCACCAGATCCCGGCCGACGCCACGGCCACCATCGTCCCCCTCAGCCTCCTCGGCGAGCGCTACGTCCAGATCGGCCCCGCCTACGAGGAGGGCCCGACGCTCGGCCCCGGCGACGAGATCGGCCGGACGCGGGTCCCGGCCGAGTTCGACGAGCTGCTGCGGGGCCTGCAGGACCTCACCGGCGCCATCGACCCCGACGCCGCCTCCGAGCTGGTCACCGACCTGGCCACCCTCCTCGACGGGCAGGGGGCCCAGATCAACGACCTGCTGGAGGACGGGGCGGGCACGGCGGAGCTGGTGGCCGACAAAGCCGACGAGATCGGCGACATCATCACCTCCCTGGCCGAGCTGAGCCGCACCCTGAAGGACCGCACCGGGTCGGTGCAGGAGCTGCTCCGGAGCTACAACCTCCTGGCCGAGATCCTCACCGAGAACCGCGACGACCTCGACGCCACCATCACCCAGCTGGACCGGGCGGTCGTCGCCCTCACGGGCGTGCTCGAGCGCCACGACGAGCAGCTGCCGGCCGACGTCGAGGTCCTGGCCGGGGCGGGCAGCACCCTCGGGGCCAACGTCGACCGCCTCCAGAGCACCCTCGCCGACACCGTCCGGCTCTTCACCGCCGCCGGACGGGTCTACGACCCGGAGCGGCGGGTCCTGCCCTTCACCACCGCCACCGACCCGACGACGACCACCGACCTCATCACCAGCCGCCTGCGCGACCGCCTGGCGGGCATCTGCCGGCGTCTGGGCCTGCCGGTGTGCAGCAGCCCGACGGCGTCGTTCTTCGACGACCTGCTCGAGGCCCTGCCCGACCTGCTCGACCCCGACGCCCGAGGGGGCCAGGGGGCCGAGGCCCCGGCGCCCGAGACCGCCCCGCCCCCGACCACGGCGGCCCCGACCCCGTCGGTCCCGGTGCCACCCGTCCCCGACGTGCCGGACCTGCCGCCCCCGCCCGACGTCGAGCTCCTCCTCGGCCAGGTGCTCGAGCGCATCGGCGACCTGCTCGACGACGCCCAGCGCCAGGTGCTCGAGGGCCTCGACGCCGGGCTGCTCGAGGCCATCCCCCGGCTGACCGACGCCCAGCTGGCCGGGCTGACCCGCCTCACCCCCGCCCAGCTGGCCGGGCTGGCCGCCGTCGACC
Above is a window of Iamia majanohamensis DNA encoding:
- a CDS encoding MCE family protein; its protein translation is MTALTRLRRALSGPPGRSLLKLTLYALVCLGVLAALISMIGNRPLRADTTSYQAVLPDATGLFANDEVKVAGVRVGRVTGIEVERGRAVVSFVVERDDLVLRSTTRTGIRWRNVLGQKYLYLYPQDGGEVLQEDDRLPAGNAVASAEVGELLDAVAPVLRAIDPAKANQFIRTLNDALAGNEQRVRDLLTNTATLSREVGAADEEIGSVIEGLDTVVGEVAQRDDDLDALITNVGGVSEALADRAGDLDALVVALADVGTQVDRLLRERTGDVEGTIDSLEVVAGTLREHRDDLDVGLGTLPAGLAPYGQISAYGQWFQVRATILCLAGQTTCVDETAVGDLLGGVGGATGGEGLLTSVFGFAAQGVAGP
- a CDS encoding MlaD family protein is translated as MRRLPSFTERNPVPIGVVVVVLIAALTGGALLLDAGALADRYQVQARFPDSAGVTPGTPVRVAGVASGEVDSVRQAGPEVEVVLLVDAGIELPADTRADIVVETLLGTKSVRLVAGDDWDDPLQDGDTITETSTPTEALDLQNIGTPLLEETDGEAIDTLIATVDEITDGKRQDVTDIITGLQRLASTVNAREEEARRLVDSTRTLSATLADRDDDLLAAVDDLNVVVDTLVQRRVELVRLLEDTSASARRIADLVEGREGEIDRVLDDLHTSLEVVGRHQVDLAQSVALVSSAIEGFASIGYPGPEEAPADFVNIYAQLLGPLGPDVIFGSCGALDTALDLTLGPDPVADCDSRTGPLPGSQGPGQPGSGGAPGTAEPEDTSLLGVYDAAVGRGEG
- a CDS encoding MCE family protein, with amino-acid sequence MRLVTRLLVVVLAVVVAGTGCGVVGGGADGYEVTARFDRGIAVYPGSPVRVIGIDVGTVTDVVPEGGRVTITMEIGEDHQIPADATATIVPLSLLGERYVQIGPAYEEGPTLGPGDEIGRTRVPAEFDELLRGLQDLTGAIDPDAASELVTDLATLLDGQGAQINDLLEDGAGTAELVADKADEIGDIITSLAELSRTLKDRTGSVQELLRSYNLLAEILTENRDDLDATITQLDRAVVALTGVLERHDEQLPADVEVLAGAGSTLGANVDRLQSTLADTVRLFTAAGRVYDPERRVLPFTTATDPTTTTDLITSRLRDRLAGICRRLGLPVCSSPTASFFDDLLEALPDLLDPDARGGQGAEAPAPETAPPPTTAAPTPSVPVPPVPDVPDLPPPPDVELLLGQVLERIGDLLDDAQRQVLEGLDAGLLEAIPRLTDAQLAGLTRLTPAQLAGLAAVDPTRLGPAVDALLREDPEAQMDPLLPGAGGTVDDLLDDVLGALGSGGGR